A segment of the Parasphingopyxis algicola genome:
GCCGAACAGTTCGATGCAGCGGTCGAAGCCTATGGCGCGCCCAATTTCGCCTATGACTATTCGCTGTCCAACGCGGTCCGCATCAACCTGACGCCGCGCGTCTTCACCGCAAACGAGGCGCCGCCCGATACGAGCATCTATCTGCATCACGAAATGGCGCAGACGCCGCTCTACCCGTCGAAACTGTTCTTCTTTTGCGAGACGGTCGCCGAAAGCGGCGGCGCGACGCCGATCTGCCGGTCGGACATCCTGCTCGAACGGCTGACGGCCGAAAAACCCGAGCTCGTCGATGCATTCGCCGCGAAGGGCGTGCGCTACCGCAACGTGATGCCGGACGAGAATGACGCGAGTTCGGGCCAGGGCCGAAGCTGGCGCGCCACCCTGGGCGTGGAAAGCCGGAACGCGGCCGAGGCGCGGCTGCGCGCGCTCGACTATGATTGGGAATGGCTGGACGGCGGCGCGCTGCGGGCGATTACGCCGGTGCTGAGCGCGGTGCGGACGCTGCCCGACGGCCGCGCGGTGTTCTTCAACCAGCTGATCGCCGCCTATCGCGGCTGGGCCGACAGCCGCAACGATCCCAAGCGCACCATCACCTTCGGCGACGGATCGGCGATCGATCCGGGCGACATGGCTCTCGCCATCGCGATCGCCGACGAATTGACCTTCGATATTCCTTGGCAGGACGGCGATGTCGCGCTGATCGACAATTTCCTCGTCATGCACGGGCGCCGGCCCTTTACCGGCAAGCGCCGGGTCCTCGCCTCGCTGATCGCCTAGGGCCGAAGGACGCTAAGGCAGGGGCTCGCCGCGCGCCGCCTCGAAGACTGCATACCAGTCGCTGCGCGTCCAGCGGACTTTCAGCGCATCGGCCGCTTCGGCGATGCGCGCCGGCGTCTGGCTGCCGACGATCGGAATCGGCCGGGCCGGATGCGCCATGATCCAGCTATAGGTCGCCGCGGCGCGCGACACGCCCTGGGCTTCGGCGACCGCATCGAGCGCCGTCGCGACCGCCCGTTCCCGCCCGGTTTCCGGCTGCGCAATCCGCCCGCCGCCGAGCGGCGACCAAGCGAGCACCGACAGGCCGAGCCGCATCGCCTGGTCGAACTGACCGTCCTCGGCTGACGCCAGTGCGAGTGGCGAGAATTCGGGCTGGGTGGTCGCGAGCGGGATGGTGAGAAAATGCGCGAGACTCTCGATCTGCGCGCCGGTAAAATTGGAAACGCCGACCGCCCCGATCTTGCCCGCCCGGACCGCCTCTTCGAGCGTCCGCGCCAGCTCTTCGGGATGGGTCAGGATATCGGGCCGGTGCACCTGCCAGAGCGCGATATGGTCGACGCCGAGCCGGGCGAGCGACGCATCGATCGCGCGTTCGAGATAGGCGCGGCCCGAATCATAGGGCGTACCGATCACGATCCCGCCCTTGCTCGCCAGCACCATCCGGTCGCGAAGATCCGGCGCCTCGGCGAAGACGCGCCCCAGCAACGCCTCGGCCGCGCCAAACGGCTCGCCATTGTCGGGGCCGTAGATATCGGCCGTGTCGAACAGCGTGATCCTGGCGTCGAGCGCCGCCTCGACTCGTTCGCGCGCCGCGCCGACATCGTCGCCCCGGAAGCGCCACATGCCCCAGGCCAGCGGGCTCACCTCGGGACCGTCCGCGTAGAGCAGCCGGCCGGCGGGCGGCGGGAGCGGTTCGGTACTGATCGTCATGTAATCATTCCCCTGTGAGACCTTGGAACAGCGCCGCATGATCGCTGTCCGGTCGGAAGAATATCGGCGGCTCGCCGAGCGGCGCCGGAACCTCGACCCAGTCGCCGCCGTCATGATCCGCGCCACTCCATAGATGCCGCCAACGCGCACCGGCCGGCAAATAGACGCGCCAGCTTTCCGCGCCTTCTTCGATCACCGGCGCGACGAGCAGGTCGCGGCCGTAGAGATACTGGGTCTCGATGTCGTAGCAGGCGGCATCCTCCTCGAAATGCAGGAAGAGCGGGCGCTGTAGCGGCAGGCCGGTGGCCATCGCTTCGTCGCACAGGATGCGGACATAGGGGGCGAGCTTTGCATGGAGCCGCGTCATGCGCGCGAAATGGGCGAGGATCTCGGGACTGCTGTCGAGCTGCAGATTGTCGCGCGGGCGGTTCCCCTCATGGCTGCGCATGAACGGGGTGAAGGCCGCCATTTCGGACCAGCGCATGATCAGTTCCGCGCTCCGCACATTGCCGAGCAGGCTCGTATAGCCGCCGACATCGCTATGGCTGTAGGCATTGCCGACCAGCCCGGCCGACAGCGCCGCGCGAATGACGGTGCCGATGCCGTCATGCCGCGAGAAATCCACCGACTGGTCGCCGGCCCAGAGCAGCGGACAATGCGCGCCGACGCCCGAATAGCCGGCGCGCATGAAAAAGACCGCCTCGCCCGTCTTGCCACGGCTTGCGACGGCCCGCGCATTCACCTCGGCCCAGAGCACCGGCCATGCATTATG
Coding sequences within it:
- a CDS encoding TauD/TfdA family dioxygenase; its protein translation is MPSVDIAGQQHWHDRAFPEIHAQSGGDALPELLHSERTAIDASLAGTGAILFRGFGIATAEQFDAAVEAYGAPNFAYDYSLSNAVRINLTPRVFTANEAPPDTSIYLHHEMAQTPLYPSKLFFFCETVAESGGATPICRSDILLERLTAEKPELVDAFAAKGVRYRNVMPDENDASSGQGRSWRATLGVESRNAAEARLRALDYDWEWLDGGALRAITPVLSAVRTLPDGRAVFFNQLIAAYRGWADSRNDPKRTITFGDGSAIDPGDMALAIAIADELTFDIPWQDGDVALIDNFLVMHGRRPFTGKRRVLASLIA
- a CDS encoding aldo/keto reductase; the protein is MTISTEPLPPPAGRLLYADGPEVSPLAWGMWRFRGDDVGAARERVEAALDARITLFDTADIYGPDNGEPFGAAEALLGRVFAEAPDLRDRMVLASKGGIVIGTPYDSGRAYLERAIDASLARLGVDHIALWQVHRPDILTHPEELARTLEEAVRAGKIGAVGVSNFTGAQIESLAHFLTIPLATTQPEFSPLALASAEDGQFDQAMRLGLSVLAWSPLGGGRIAQPETGRERAVATALDAVAEAQGVSRAAATYSWIMAHPARPIPIVGSQTPARIAEAADALKVRWTRSDWYAVFEAARGEPLP